Proteins found in one Methanospirillum hungatei JF-1 genomic segment:
- the larC gene encoding nickel pincer cofactor biosynthesis protein LarC, with translation MRLLAFDPFHGAAGDMICGALLSLGADKEQVMRAMSSVVQTPDSEIVNRCGIAAVKVHTRAGPAHRTLEEVLDIVRKAHAPPAVIAQAEHIFIRIAKAEEAVHGTHHVHFHEVGADDAIADVIGSCMAVHLLAPEKIISLPVAVGTGMLTCAHGTFPVPAPATAEILSSGRLLVMSGEHTGEQLTPTGAAILSEFCGEGTPYLPVGIILKTGYGAGSRDDPRSPNVLRAYVMECQGLSEDRVDILETNVDDITGECIGTVLSLVMKEGARDACAVPVLMKKGRPGHLIRVISPAERSGALAEILARELGTLGIRVTPAVHRFIAEREIQEVPVQIHGEEVRFPVKFGYIGDTCYLVKPEYGVAEEYAKTHTIPVRDVLHIVTEAGKKFIRSGESR, from the coding sequence ATGCGTCTTCTCGCATTTGACCCCTTTCACGGCGCTGCAGGGGATATGATATGTGGAGCTCTCCTGAGCCTTGGTGCTGACAAAGAGCAGGTCATGCGAGCGATGAGTTCTGTTGTGCAGACTCCAGATAGTGAGATAGTAAACAGGTGTGGCATTGCTGCCGTGAAGGTCCATACCCGTGCCGGTCCTGCCCACCGGACTCTCGAGGAAGTGCTGGATATCGTCCGAAAGGCACATGCCCCTCCGGCAGTAATTGCGCAGGCTGAACACATTTTTATCAGGATCGCAAAGGCAGAGGAGGCAGTCCACGGAACGCACCATGTTCATTTTCATGAAGTCGGCGCCGACGATGCGATTGCCGATGTTATCGGTTCCTGTATGGCGGTACATCTGCTTGCTCCTGAAAAAATCATCTCCCTGCCGGTTGCTGTCGGGACCGGGATGCTGACCTGTGCTCATGGGACCTTTCCTGTGCCGGCACCAGCAACCGCCGAGATCCTCTCATCCGGCAGACTTCTTGTAATGTCTGGAGAGCATACCGGAGAACAACTCACCCCCACCGGGGCGGCAATCCTCTCCGAGTTCTGTGGAGAGGGGACCCCGTATCTTCCTGTCGGTATCATTCTGAAGACCGGATACGGGGCAGGCAGCAGGGATGATCCCCGATCTCCAAACGTGCTCAGGGCATATGTGATGGAGTGCCAGGGCCTGTCAGAAGACAGGGTGGACATCCTTGAGACGAATGTTGACGACATCACCGGCGAGTGCATCGGAACCGTGCTTTCACTTGTAATGAAAGAAGGGGCACGGGATGCCTGTGCAGTGCCGGTCCTCATGAAAAAAGGACGGCCGGGGCATCTTATCAGGGTCATCTCACCGGCTGAACGGTCAGGAGCGCTTGCAGAGATACTTGCCAGGGAACTTGGGACACTGGGTATCAGGGTTACCCCGGCTGTTCACCGGTTTATTGCCGAACGGGAGATACAGGAGGTACCGGTTCAGATACACGGGGAGGAGGTCAGGTTTCCGGTAAAGTTCGGGTATATCGGAGATACCTGCTACCTGGTAAAACCAGAATACGGGGTTGCCGAGGAGTATGCAAAAACCCACACTATTCCGGTGAGGGATGTTCTCCATATCGTGACGGAAGCGGGGAAAAAATTCATCAGGTCAGGTGAGAGCCGATGA
- the radB gene encoding DNA repair and recombination protein RadB, producing the protein MRLTGVSSGNAALDDLMGTGYPRKMITQIFGEPGSGKSSLCLMAAVSVLKQGESVVYFDTESFSAERFSQIAGDEAATLADRLFLYEPVDFNQQALMILESEDVIREQKAGIIILDSATGLYRTELEHIQEALQKFNRQMTMLLGYAKRYDIPVLISNQVYMDISRGDFAPLGGTGLYHLSKIILQIERRDNTRRIRVMKHHARPEGTYIDVILVQEGIRIIDEYLEDLQIGKP; encoded by the coding sequence ATGAGATTAACCGGCGTATCCTCAGGAAATGCAGCACTTGATGACCTGATGGGGACCGGATACCCCCGCAAGATGATCACCCAGATCTTTGGTGAGCCCGGCTCAGGAAAATCTTCCTTATGCCTCATGGCGGCAGTCTCAGTCTTAAAGCAGGGTGAGTCGGTTGTCTATTTCGATACTGAGAGTTTCTCTGCCGAACGGTTCAGCCAGATTGCCGGTGATGAGGCAGCGACTCTTGCTGACCGGCTGTTCCTTTATGAACCAGTGGATTTTAACCAGCAGGCTCTGATGATACTTGAATCTGAGGATGTGATACGGGAGCAGAAGGCAGGAATCATCATCCTTGATTCTGCCACCGGCCTGTACCGGACCGAACTTGAACATATCCAGGAGGCGCTTCAGAAGTTTAACCGCCAGATGACGATGCTCCTTGGGTATGCAAAGCGATATGACATTCCGGTCCTCATCTCAAACCAGGTATATATGGATATCAGCAGAGGTGATTTTGCTCCCCTCGGAGGGACCGGCCTGTATCATCTCAGTAAAATCATCCTTCAGATTGAACGGCGGGACAATACCAGGAGGATCCGGGTCATGAAACATCATGCACGGCCTGAAGGAACCTATATTGATGTCATCCTTGTCCAGGAGGGAATCAGAATTATTGATGAGTACCTGGAAGACCTCCAGATCGGGAAGCCATAA